From Anolis carolinensis isolate JA03-04 unplaced genomic scaffold, rAnoCar3.1.pri scaffold_8, whole genome shotgun sequence, a single genomic window includes:
- the bag4 gene encoding BAG family molecular chaperone regulator 4 isoform X1, producing MAAALRRLFHGPEVERVRPEPEPPPPPPWGGEARRCPQHGGERTNRGGAQEQPPYPAYGSQYWNSSPRMTYSSPYPAGPELQGQGIDPSYANSVYGTPYSNPGTGQPYPNLPQSNTYYSSGHPHAPYSTESSSTYRSPSPAYNWNYPPPDCPAECSMVRRQVPGYPPPPTQGFPVPPYPYGDCNHSIPQQRPPPPPPPPPPSQPRQQDPTWRPPGIYGAQPPYGWSAASTGNGNRYLAESSPPWPPCGTCGLHSPNNNAKESYNQLEQGTNQHSYYPEANHLPSGTMNDYKSVPLDTKPSVSNPKVQYSAEPQLYENVHKKQAVIDHGQGSNIRVQPSLETFDLHPGIQKVIQVMEGIEQLEEEVDEFVGKKTDKDYWLLEEMLTKKLLELDSIETGGQDNVRQARKEAVHRIQATLEELERKGL from the exons ATGGCGGCCGCTCTGAGGAGACTCTTTCACGGGCCGGAGGTGGAGCGCGTTCGGCCTGAGCCAGAGCCCCCTCCGCCGCCCCCGTGGGGAGGAGAGGCCCGCAGGTGCCCGCAGCATGGCGGCGAGAGGACAAATCGGGGTGGCGCCCAG GAGCAGCCCCCTTACCCTGCCTATGGTTCTCAGTACTGGAATTCCTCTCCTAGAATGACCTATTCAAGTCCATACCCAGCTGGACCAGAGCTCCAAGGCCAG GGGATTGATCCTTCCTATGCTAACAGTGTTTATGGCACACCATACTCCAATCCTGGGACAGGGCAACCATATCCCAACCTTCCACAGTCAAACACATACTATTCCTCAGGGCATCCTCATGCCCCTTATTCTACAGAGTCTTCCAGTACATATAGATCCCCATCACCAGCTTACAACTGGAACTATCCTCCACCAGACTGCCCAGCTGAATGCTCCATGGTAAGGAGACAAGTACCAGGATACCCCCCACCACCA ACTCAAGGGTTTCCGGTCCCGCCCTATCCATATGGAGATTGCAATCACAGTATTCCACAGCAGCGTCCTCCGCCGCcaccgccaccaccaccaccttcccaGCCAAGACAACAGGATCCGACTTGGAGGCCACCTGGCATTTATGGAGCACAACCTCCATATGGCTGGTCTGCAGCCTCAACAGGAAATGGGAATAGATACCTTGCAGAATCTTCTCCTCCGTGGCCTCCTTGTGGCACATGTGGCTTGCATTCTCCAAATAATAATGCAAAG gaGTCGTATAATCAGCTGGAGCAAGGAACTAACCAGCACAGCTACTACCCAGAAGCCAATCACTTGCCCTCTGGGACCATGAATGATTACAAGTCTGTTCCACTCGATACTAAGCCATCTGTTTCCAACCCCAAAGTGCAGTATAGTGCTGAACCCCAGCTGTATGAGAATGTACATAAGAAACAAGCTGTAATTGACCACGGACAGGGTTCCAACATCAGGGTGCAGCCTTCATTAGAAACATTTGACCTGCACCCTGGGATTCAAAAGGTTATACAAGTGATGGAAGGGATTGAGCAACTGGAGGAAGAGGTGGACGAGTTTGTTGGGAAAAAGACGGACAAGGACTACTGGTTGCTGGAGGAAATGTTGACCAAAAAGTTATTGGAGCTGGACTCTATAGAGACAGGCGGTCAGGACAATGTGCGGCAGGCAAGAAAAGAGGCTGTACACAGAATCCAGGCAACGCTGGAAGAACTGGAAAGGAAGGGGCTCTAA
- the bag4 gene encoding BAG family molecular chaperone regulator 4 isoform X2, with product MAAALRRLFHGPEVERVRPEPEPPPPPPWGGEARRCPQHGGERTNRGGAQEQPPYPAYGSQYWNSSPRMTYSSPYPAGPELQGQTQGFPVPPYPYGDCNHSIPQQRPPPPPPPPPPSQPRQQDPTWRPPGIYGAQPPYGWSAASTGNGNRYLAESSPPWPPCGTCGLHSPNNNAKESYNQLEQGTNQHSYYPEANHLPSGTMNDYKSVPLDTKPSVSNPKVQYSAEPQLYENVHKKQAVIDHGQGSNIRVQPSLETFDLHPGIQKVIQVMEGIEQLEEEVDEFVGKKTDKDYWLLEEMLTKKLLELDSIETGGQDNVRQARKEAVHRIQATLEELERKGL from the exons ATGGCGGCCGCTCTGAGGAGACTCTTTCACGGGCCGGAGGTGGAGCGCGTTCGGCCTGAGCCAGAGCCCCCTCCGCCGCCCCCGTGGGGAGGAGAGGCCCGCAGGTGCCCGCAGCATGGCGGCGAGAGGACAAATCGGGGTGGCGCCCAG GAGCAGCCCCCTTACCCTGCCTATGGTTCTCAGTACTGGAATTCCTCTCCTAGAATGACCTATTCAAGTCCATACCCAGCTGGACCAGAGCTCCAAGGCCAG ACTCAAGGGTTTCCGGTCCCGCCCTATCCATATGGAGATTGCAATCACAGTATTCCACAGCAGCGTCCTCCGCCGCcaccgccaccaccaccaccttcccaGCCAAGACAACAGGATCCGACTTGGAGGCCACCTGGCATTTATGGAGCACAACCTCCATATGGCTGGTCTGCAGCCTCAACAGGAAATGGGAATAGATACCTTGCAGAATCTTCTCCTCCGTGGCCTCCTTGTGGCACATGTGGCTTGCATTCTCCAAATAATAATGCAAAG gaGTCGTATAATCAGCTGGAGCAAGGAACTAACCAGCACAGCTACTACCCAGAAGCCAATCACTTGCCCTCTGGGACCATGAATGATTACAAGTCTGTTCCACTCGATACTAAGCCATCTGTTTCCAACCCCAAAGTGCAGTATAGTGCTGAACCCCAGCTGTATGAGAATGTACATAAGAAACAAGCTGTAATTGACCACGGACAGGGTTCCAACATCAGGGTGCAGCCTTCATTAGAAACATTTGACCTGCACCCTGGGATTCAAAAGGTTATACAAGTGATGGAAGGGATTGAGCAACTGGAGGAAGAGGTGGACGAGTTTGTTGGGAAAAAGACGGACAAGGACTACTGGTTGCTGGAGGAAATGTTGACCAAAAAGTTATTGGAGCTGGACTCTATAGAGACAGGCGGTCAGGACAATGTGCGGCAGGCAAGAAAAGAGGCTGTACACAGAATCCAGGCAACGCTGGAAGAACTGGAAAGGAAGGGGCTCTAA
- the lsm1 gene encoding U6 snRNA-associated Sm-like protein LSm1, producing the protein MPYSSSSPLSDGGLAAAAAASSSSCPAEASASGPGAGQPPSRADAGAGSGAKMNYMPGTASLIQDIDKKHLVLLRDGRTLIGYLRSIDQFANLVLHQTVERIHVGKKYGDIPRGIFVVRGENVVLLGEIDLEKESDTPLQQVSIEEILEIQRVEQQTKQESEKLKAQALKERGLSIPRADTLDEY; encoded by the exons atGCCTTACTCGTCCTCCTCCCCGCTAAGCGACGGCGGCCtcgcggctgctgctgctgcttcttcttcttcctgcccCGCCGAGGCGTCTGCTTCCGGGCCGGGAGCCGGGCAGCCTCCGTCGCGGGCCGATGCGGGCGCGGGCTCCGGGGCGAAGATGAACTACATGCCGGGGACGGCGAGCCTCATCCAGGACATCGATA aGAAACATTTGGTTCTCCTTCGAGATGGCAGGACGCTGATTGGGTATTTGCGCAGCATTGACCAGTTTG CCAATTTGGTGTTGCACCAAACGGTGGAGCGCATTCATGTGGGGAAAAAGTACGGGGACATCCCACGGGGCATCTTTGTGGTGAGAGGCGAGAACGTCGTGCTCCTTGGGGAGATC GACCTGGAAAAGGAAAGCGACACCCCTTTGCAACAAGTCTCAATAGAAGAGATTCTGGAAATCCAGCGGGTGGAGCAGCAAACCAAGCAGGAATCGGAGAAGCTCAAAGCACAAGCGCTGAAGGAGCGGGGTCTCTCCATCCCACGGGCCGACACCCTGGATGAATACTAG